In Natrinema amylolyticum, the DNA window TCCGACGTGGAGGAGTTCCTTCCGATTGAAGATGGGGTCGTGAGATTCGAAGAGCGGGTCCCCACCCGTCTGCTCAGCCATAGTTCTGTTCTGGAAGACGCTCATTATAAAACTATGGAAGGTAGTTCAGACTGATAAGGGTCGGGTAGAGTCCCTATATAGCCTTTCTCGTACAGATTCTCAGTACTCGAGCGCTCTGCCGGATGCAGACTGAAGTCTCGTTCGACGGCGGCTCCACCCCCCGTTCAGACTGAAAGGGGGCCGAACGAGAGGTCACCGGAACGATTCTGCGGGCGGGAGTAAACACTCGCGAGTTCTGAACGGAAATTCGGCAATCGAGCGCGCCCGTTTCGTACTGCTGGGCTCATTTCGCACTCTCGGGCTCGTTTCGTTCTGTTCGGCCGTTTCGTACCGCCTGATGAGAAATCCACAACCGTTATGTCATCAGTCCTCTATTTTTCACGCCCCTCATGACGCAGGAATTAGGTCCCCTCGCTCGAGGGTTGTCGCTACCGTATTACGACGACGCCCTCCCGGCTCACGATCGTTTCCACGCCAATCGGGTCCGTGACTTGTCGAATCGATTAGCGAACGGGTGCGAGAGAATCGTCGAGAGAGACGTGCTCACTGCGGCGGCGTGGTTACACGACATCGGTCGTCCACTGGAGCGAACAGGGGAGATCGATGACCACGACGAATGGGGTGCGGTCGAAGCGGAAGCCCTCCTCGAGACCGAAGGGGTGGCATCCGACCGGATCGATGCCGTCAAACACTGTATTCGAACGCACAGTATCCGTTCCAGTTCTCCGGAGCCGGAGACGCTCGAGGCGGAGTTGCTCTTCGACGCGG includes these proteins:
- a CDS encoding HD domain-containing protein; this translates as MTQELGPLARGLSLPYYDDALPAHDRFHANRVRDLSNRLANGCERIVERDVLTAAAWLHDIGRPLERTGEIDDHDEWGAVEAEALLETEGVASDRIDAVKHCIRTHSIRSSSPEPETLEAELLFDADKLEAIGAVGLVRMACIVGERSGSAGEKYAVIDTPEVGGTVTSDLPDITLLREWAEERLDALYTSPGRRLGTSRWRFMDDFFTQFSREIDVDAEV